From Permianibacter aggregans, a single genomic window includes:
- a CDS encoding Lrp/AsnC family transcriptional regulator, with protein MKLDNFDRQLLNLVQADSSQTTERLAEQVALSPSAIQRRLRRLREQGVIVRETALVEPKEVGRPSFFVVSLQVERERPELLMQLRKWLEAEPRIQQAFYVTGEADFVLVVTAPDTETYDALMSRLVSENPNVSRFTTNVALGIVKRGLTIPVPLASENSD; from the coding sequence ATGAAACTCGATAACTTTGATCGCCAACTGCTCAACCTTGTGCAGGCGGATTCCAGCCAAACCACTGAGCGACTCGCTGAGCAGGTCGCTTTGTCGCCATCGGCTATTCAGCGACGGTTGCGGCGTCTGCGTGAGCAGGGCGTGATTGTGCGCGAAACGGCGCTGGTGGAGCCGAAGGAAGTAGGGCGGCCAAGCTTTTTTGTGGTGTCGCTGCAGGTGGAGCGCGAGCGACCGGAGCTGCTGATGCAGTTGCGCAAATGGTTGGAGGCCGAACCACGCATTCAACAGGCGTTTTACGTCACCGGTGAAGCCGACTTCGTATTGGTCGTGACAGCGCCTGATACCGAAACTTACGACGCCTTGATGTCGCGTCTGGTCAGCGAGAATCCCAATGTCTCGCGCTTCACGACCAATGTTGCGCTGGGCATTGTCAAACGCGGCTTGACGATTCCGGTTCCGTTGGCATCGGAAAACTCAGACTGA
- a CDS encoding glutathione S-transferase family protein has protein sequence MTPMQLLYQTHSPYARKVLVCAHELDLAERIEVIHHETSPTQCNAKVFAQNPLGKVPVLLRAGLPPIFDSDVICAYLDTLHDMRKLIPAEGEARWHVLRLQAVAQGLADAGIAVRWETVRRPEALRYAPLRDGYISKLTASYDWLERELDTDSPLHIGHIALATSLDWLEFRALPSFRESQPRLTAWFDEFKCRPSMLATPLSGETQD, from the coding sequence ATGACCCCGATGCAACTGCTCTACCAAACCCATTCCCCCTACGCCCGCAAAGTGCTGGTGTGCGCCCATGAACTTGACCTCGCTGAACGAATAGAAGTCATCCACCACGAGACCAGCCCTACCCAGTGCAATGCCAAAGTCTTCGCACAAAACCCCCTCGGTAAGGTGCCGGTACTGTTACGCGCCGGCCTGCCGCCAATTTTCGATTCCGATGTGATTTGCGCCTATCTCGATACCCTGCATGACATGCGCAAACTGATTCCGGCAGAGGGCGAAGCGCGCTGGCATGTGTTGCGCTTACAGGCTGTCGCTCAAGGCCTGGCTGATGCCGGAATCGCGGTTCGTTGGGAAACGGTGCGTCGGCCAGAAGCGCTTCGCTACGCACCACTGCGCGACGGTTATATCAGCAAACTGACCGCCAGCTACGATTGGCTGGAACGTGAACTCGACACCGATTCTCCGCTGCATATTGGTCATATCGCCCTGGCAACGAGCTTGGACTGGCTTGAGTTTCGCGCGCTACCCAGCTTCCGGGAAAGCCAGCCGCGACTAACGGCCTGGTTTGATGAATTCAAGTGTCGGCCATCCATGCTTGCCACACCATTATCAGGCGAAACGCAAGATTAG
- a CDS encoding S8 family serine peptidase, with product MFNFRKASLWLALPFAVAAWSATVAAKSEPESTMDNVIGVIPGAKGSDEALRQIAQEYGFEFRALVKDGLYGFHAKQGMDRASLEYIAEELKRKFAERGVIRESGLIGYDVDKENLTLLPLEFFAKFDETLDDNDIKQINQAFGAQVIRKSTRVPNLYLLAIEPGQQGVAVISAKYSDLAEVEFAHPNYWKHHTTFETLPVDPFFVDQWHHRNTGQHAGLVDADADTSFAWDFGLGSSNVVIAVADEGFDMTHEDLAANLYINPGETAGNGIDDDGNGLIDDVNGWDFVSNDNNPAAIAAERHGTAVSGVALARGNNGLGVSGSCPNCSWMPLRIANPFISDATMVQMFDYVADMDVDIMNNSWGHTNPASSVSAALTASINSAATSGVSIFFAGGNGNSAGWCVASFPSLAGVIAVSSSTNLDRKVTEAAVGNCIAILSPSHRGYNAPFNGTTHVTTTDRSGAPGYNSTNPVAGCPQPEPGNTNYTHCFGGTSSASPLTAGVAGLLKSLSNSLSPTQVRRLIQDTADKIQHSAGNYSANTARSTTNTHAYGRLNAFEATRIVAPVADDGLGGVDIFVRDNTLDWGNTSGYLGQQNSKVGYENPRISLPHWVSPDIKVDAPPYQPAPTAATFDAFVDEKPSLAPGDVNRAYVRVRNRGPIAATDVQVKLMWTQFGTALPALNADFWAQFPNNSALPGNPWTAMNCAGSPNSYCQVASVPYSGASVAGAAGDAAVITQFDFLAPAYDPGLANHFCLLAVTNASNDPVAAQSQALFLADSITPNDNNVTHRNYHNLDTSVLFSEYYPFFIRNPGDRLIKTFLALELDPVLEKQVRVHTEGFKFNEQIELKAGEERLVGVKIEVVDKNANGFVHIAQQQGEGRKVKTLGGLSIEVYNSNKK from the coding sequence ATGTTCAATTTCAGAAAAGCAAGCCTCTGGCTCGCGTTGCCGTTTGCTGTTGCCGCCTGGAGCGCGACCGTAGCCGCAAAAAGCGAGCCAGAAAGTACGATGGATAATGTGATTGGCGTGATACCCGGCGCCAAGGGTAGCGACGAGGCGTTACGCCAGATTGCGCAAGAATACGGTTTTGAGTTCCGCGCCTTGGTGAAAGATGGCTTGTACGGATTTCATGCCAAGCAGGGTATGGATCGCGCGAGCTTGGAATATATTGCTGAGGAACTGAAGCGAAAGTTTGCCGAGCGTGGCGTCATTCGCGAATCAGGCTTGATTGGTTACGACGTGGACAAAGAGAACCTGACGCTGTTGCCGCTCGAGTTCTTTGCCAAGTTTGATGAAACGCTGGATGACAACGACATCAAGCAGATCAATCAGGCGTTTGGTGCGCAGGTAATTCGCAAGTCAACGCGGGTACCAAACCTGTATCTGCTGGCTATTGAACCCGGCCAGCAGGGTGTCGCCGTGATCTCGGCCAAATACAGCGATTTGGCGGAAGTGGAGTTTGCCCACCCGAACTATTGGAAGCACCACACAACCTTTGAAACCCTGCCAGTCGACCCGTTTTTTGTCGATCAATGGCATCACCGCAACACCGGCCAGCACGCCGGCTTGGTCGATGCCGACGCCGATACCTCGTTCGCCTGGGATTTCGGTTTGGGCAGCAGCAATGTGGTCATTGCCGTAGCCGATGAAGGCTTCGATATGACACACGAGGATCTTGCCGCCAACTTATACATCAATCCTGGTGAAACCGCTGGCAATGGTATTGACGATGATGGTAACGGCTTAATCGACGATGTTAACGGTTGGGATTTTGTCAGCAATGACAATAACCCGGCAGCGATCGCTGCAGAGCGTCACGGCACCGCAGTCAGTGGTGTGGCATTGGCGCGCGGTAACAATGGATTAGGCGTTTCCGGTTCCTGCCCCAATTGCAGTTGGATGCCATTGCGCATCGCCAATCCATTTATCTCCGACGCGACCATGGTGCAAATGTTTGATTACGTTGCCGATATGGATGTCGACATCATGAACAATAGCTGGGGTCATACCAATCCTGCCTCCAGTGTATCGGCAGCGCTGACAGCTTCAATCAACAGCGCAGCCACCAGCGGCGTCAGCATTTTCTTTGCCGGTGGTAACGGCAACTCAGCTGGGTGGTGTGTGGCGTCGTTCCCTTCGTTAGCGGGAGTCATTGCTGTCAGCAGCTCAACCAACCTGGATAGAAAAGTCACCGAAGCGGCGGTTGGCAATTGCATTGCAATTTTGTCGCCCAGCCATCGTGGCTACAACGCGCCGTTCAATGGCACAACGCATGTAACGACTACCGATCGCAGTGGAGCTCCCGGATATAACTCCACCAATCCGGTCGCCGGTTGTCCTCAGCCAGAGCCGGGCAATACCAACTACACCCACTGCTTTGGTGGCACGTCTTCCGCGAGCCCACTGACGGCCGGTGTAGCGGGATTATTGAAGTCGTTAAGCAATTCACTGAGCCCAACGCAGGTACGTCGGCTGATTCAAGACACGGCCGACAAGATCCAACACAGCGCGGGCAATTATTCGGCGAACACAGCACGTAGCACCACTAACACCCATGCCTATGGTCGGTTAAATGCGTTCGAAGCGACACGCATCGTTGCGCCGGTGGCCGATGATGGCCTTGGTGGTGTAGATATTTTTGTTCGCGACAACACCCTGGACTGGGGCAATACCAGCGGCTATCTGGGCCAGCAAAATAGCAAAGTGGGCTATGAAAATCCGCGTATCAGTCTGCCGCATTGGGTGAGCCCGGATATCAAAGTCGATGCGCCTCCCTATCAGCCAGCACCGACTGCTGCGACGTTTGACGCATTCGTTGACGAAAAGCCAAGTCTTGCACCGGGTGATGTCAATCGTGCTTACGTGCGGGTGCGCAATCGTGGCCCCATAGCAGCGACCGATGTGCAAGTGAAGCTGATGTGGACGCAGTTTGGTACCGCGTTGCCAGCGCTGAATGCTGATTTCTGGGCCCAGTTCCCGAACAATTCCGCTCTGCCTGGAAATCCCTGGACAGCGATGAATTGTGCTGGCTCGCCAAACAGCTATTGCCAAGTGGCGTCAGTGCCTTATTCCGGAGCATCGGTTGCTGGAGCTGCTGGCGATGCCGCGGTGATTACCCAGTTCGACTTTTTGGCACCGGCTTATGATCCGGGACTTGCTAATCACTTCTGTCTACTGGCTGTCACCAACGCCAGCAACGATCCGGTTGCTGCGCAGTCACAAGCATTGTTCTTGGCCGATTCCATTACGCCCAATGACAACAACGTGACTCACCGTAACTATCACAACCTGGATACCTCTGTGCTGTTCTCTGAGTACTATCCGTTCTTTATTCGTAACCCCGGCGATCGTTTGATCAAAACCTTCTTGGCACTTGAGCTGGATCCGGTTTTGGAAAAACAGGTGCGAGTACACACGGAAGGATTCAAGTTCAATGAACAGATCGAGCTGAAAGCCGGCGAAGAGCGTTTGGTTGGTGTGAAAATCGAAGTCGTCGATAAAAATGCGAACGGCTTTGTCCACATTGCTCAGCAGCAGGGTGAAGGGCGAAAAGTCAAAACCCTTGGCGGTCTGAGTATCGAGGTTTACAACAGTAATAAGAAGTAA
- a CDS encoding winged helix-turn-helix domain-containing protein, giving the protein MAATPPSAHYQLGDWLVQPELLCVNKGSETHTLEPRVMDLLVYFCEHPGVVLSRDELVESVWGSVVTDNALSRAVAIIRKALGDNKDNPAYIATLSKKGYRLIASVEKVPLVNEHSPTLATPSSIAPSPTKNASRSTYAYLMVAVLTLFIAVWLLVNHKQVRSYRMIQASIPLTSLKGNELEPAYSPDGRWLAFAYLGADKNHWDIFLQDLSTGAVKPLTQMQGDERAPSWSPDGDRVAFHYVRDGQCQFMTISLSNLETQIIAPCHPSSLSADIEWGRDNNEVYFTDTETDVGQYKVYRYSLATGKRELLTNPKLAGRGDYRLSISADRTQLAFLRNHQWDSTKILTLDLNTLVETERFDVTHVLFGLSWDAQSSGLIFVGDNGQLVHLPESAAEAQTLTASGVELHSPALSPDGKFIAVSAGAMRHADIWSGELSADDQQAVHLSPLIQSSRADKIARQNRLNDIAFVSDRSGLNQIWLRSHNGNERQLSAFNRVVNITHLDWSPNNKTIAFSVNGHIHLLDASTADMHTLPIINHYAINPTWSNDGQSVLFASNAEGDWQIWRLSLDAKSLTRLTQSGGFIARENTDASAIYYSQYHRSGLWLKPVTSKPEVRDEVELIADFHPSGTYYDWALSGDSIFYAQARQDGTTAIMEHHLTTKQTTERLTIEQSHWFDFSVAPNTPVMLMSKTSRSESGIIAYPFE; this is encoded by the coding sequence ATGGCCGCAACACCACCCTCGGCACACTACCAATTGGGCGATTGGCTTGTTCAACCAGAGTTACTGTGTGTAAACAAGGGCAGCGAAACCCACACACTGGAACCCCGCGTGATGGACCTGTTAGTCTATTTTTGCGAGCACCCTGGTGTGGTATTGAGCCGAGATGAGTTGGTTGAATCCGTTTGGGGCTCGGTGGTTACCGACAATGCATTGAGCCGTGCCGTCGCCATCATTCGCAAAGCTTTGGGAGATAACAAAGACAATCCTGCCTATATCGCAACACTCAGCAAAAAAGGTTACCGACTGATTGCCAGCGTTGAAAAGGTTCCGCTGGTCAATGAACATAGTCCTACGTTAGCAACGCCTTCCTCGATAGCGCCTTCTCCCACGAAAAATGCCAGCCGCTCTACCTACGCTTATCTGATGGTCGCTGTCCTCACGTTGTTTATTGCGGTATGGCTGCTTGTCAATCACAAACAAGTTCGCAGCTATCGAATGATTCAGGCATCCATTCCCTTGACCTCACTGAAAGGGAATGAGTTAGAGCCTGCCTATTCACCGGACGGCCGCTGGTTAGCCTTTGCTTACCTGGGCGCAGATAAAAATCATTGGGATATTTTTCTGCAAGATCTAAGCACAGGTGCCGTAAAGCCGCTTACCCAGATGCAAGGTGATGAACGCGCACCATCCTGGTCGCCCGATGGTGATCGGGTTGCCTTTCATTATGTGCGGGATGGCCAGTGTCAGTTCATGACCATCAGCTTGAGCAATCTGGAAACTCAAATAATTGCCCCATGTCATCCAAGCAGTTTGAGTGCCGATATCGAGTGGGGCCGCGACAACAACGAAGTCTATTTCACCGATACAGAAACCGACGTTGGCCAATACAAGGTCTATCGCTATTCACTCGCTACCGGTAAACGCGAGCTTTTGACCAACCCCAAGTTAGCAGGCCGAGGTGATTACCGCCTCAGCATTTCCGCTGACAGAACGCAACTGGCGTTCTTGCGCAACCATCAGTGGGATAGTACAAAAATATTAACACTGGATCTAAATACACTCGTTGAAACAGAAAGGTTTGACGTAACGCATGTGCTTTTCGGGCTGAGCTGGGATGCGCAAAGCTCCGGTTTAATTTTTGTCGGTGACAACGGCCAACTCGTTCACCTACCCGAGAGCGCCGCAGAAGCACAAACGTTGACCGCCAGCGGCGTCGAGTTACATTCCCCTGCCCTGTCACCCGATGGCAAGTTTATCGCCGTCAGCGCCGGCGCCATGCGTCACGCCGATATCTGGAGCGGCGAGTTGTCTGCCGACGACCAGCAAGCCGTTCACCTCTCACCGCTGATTCAAAGCAGCCGAGCCGATAAAATTGCTCGACAAAATCGCCTCAACGATATTGCATTTGTCTCGGACCGCAGCGGCCTGAATCAGATTTGGTTACGCAGCCACAACGGCAACGAACGCCAGCTCAGTGCATTCAATCGAGTCGTCAATATCACCCACCTCGATTGGTCGCCAAATAACAAAACCATTGCCTTTTCGGTAAACGGCCACATCCATCTGCTGGATGCCAGCACGGCTGACATGCACACCCTGCCAATCATCAATCATTACGCGATAAACCCAACCTGGTCGAACGATGGTCAGAGCGTATTGTTTGCATCAAACGCCGAAGGAGACTGGCAGATATGGCGTCTCTCTCTTGATGCAAAATCACTCACCAGATTGACGCAATCCGGTGGATTTATCGCCAGAGAAAACACTGACGCCAGCGCCATTTACTACTCCCAGTATCACCGCAGCGGATTGTGGCTCAAGCCTGTTACCAGCAAACCGGAAGTCAGGGATGAAGTTGAGTTAATCGCGGACTTTCATCCGTCCGGCACGTACTATGATTGGGCCTTGTCAGGCGACAGCATTTTCTACGCACAGGCGCGACAAGATGGTACAACCGCCATCATGGAGCATCACCTAACAACGAAACAAACTACTGAGCGCTTAACCATTGAGCAGAGTCATTGGTTCGATTTTTCTGTAGCGCCTAATACTCCCGTTATGCTGATGTCAAAAACTTCTCGCAGCGAATCGGGCATAATTGCCTATCCTTTTGAATAG
- a CDS encoding dockerin type I domain-containing protein: protein MAVWLGANRFQKVISQGGFMSTGRISMRRGVPLVLSAVFFPTLVMAVSCPQFPDCFAVADSVVAGDADADGVVTHADAQTAKQAVSAPYVLTCSQAAVLDVNLNGAIDHQDANIILEVANSGGDPSLLPNFKRAWGDINRDGIVDIQDVSALMKLLEQGGKPGDFGVVVDLNVDRVFDARDIVELRQCVQGRIDRMGVIAK, encoded by the coding sequence ATGGCGGTATGGCTTGGCGCGAATAGATTCCAAAAAGTGATTTCACAAGGAGGCTTTATGTCTACAGGACGTATATCAATGCGCAGAGGTGTGCCTTTGGTGCTCAGCGCGGTGTTTTTTCCTACGTTGGTTATGGCGGTATCTTGCCCTCAGTTTCCCGATTGCTTTGCCGTGGCGGATTCCGTGGTGGCTGGTGATGCCGATGCGGACGGCGTGGTTACGCATGCCGACGCGCAAACCGCAAAGCAAGCCGTGTCGGCACCTTATGTGCTGACCTGCAGCCAAGCTGCGGTGCTGGATGTCAATTTGAATGGGGCGATCGATCATCAGGATGCAAACATTATTCTTGAAGTGGCCAATAGCGGTGGCGATCCTTCATTGCTGCCCAATTTCAAGCGGGCCTGGGGTGATATTAATCGCGATGGCATAGTGGATATTCAGGACGTCAGTGCGCTGATGAAGCTACTTGAGCAGGGCGGTAAACCCGGTGACTTTGGCGTGGTAGTAGACCTGAATGTGGACCGCGTATTTGATGCCCGAGATATCGTTGAGCTGCGTCAGTGTGTGCAAGGCCGGATTGACCGCATGGGTGTCATTGCCAAGTAA
- a CDS encoding helix-turn-helix domain-containing protein, which yields MHYQEYAPPDDLSRHIRCIWWLRESDPAGHPTAIYPDGCCELVVHRGMPFSAFSRQNGWHPQGRLLFVAQQREAVRLKSVGAVDCIGVRLQPVASACIAGERLPALRDQVCDLEALSAACAEALVKASESLQASDEPEPLWRMLRHWVLPHAIDSRIELAVKTLEAEQGRARIEAVAELVGMSLRAFQVRFLTEVGLSAKEFARVLRLQSVIRLLDNENLPLTEASLASGFSDQAHATRELRRMIGLTPARLFAALRNDRGGDETVRLAAAFVRGRS from the coding sequence ATGCACTATCAGGAATACGCGCCACCCGATGATTTGAGTCGGCATATCCGCTGTATCTGGTGGCTTCGAGAGAGCGACCCCGCTGGCCATCCGACCGCTATCTATCCTGACGGTTGCTGTGAGTTGGTCGTGCATCGCGGAATGCCGTTCTCCGCATTCTCCCGGCAGAATGGCTGGCACCCTCAGGGGCGCTTACTTTTTGTCGCGCAGCAACGAGAAGCCGTGCGGCTGAAGTCGGTTGGCGCAGTTGATTGCATTGGTGTGCGATTACAACCTGTGGCATCAGCTTGTATTGCAGGCGAGCGATTACCGGCTTTGCGAGACCAGGTATGCGACCTGGAAGCGTTATCCGCCGCCTGTGCTGAGGCACTGGTGAAAGCCAGTGAATCACTGCAGGCATCGGACGAACCGGAGCCGCTCTGGCGCATGCTTCGCCACTGGGTTTTGCCGCATGCCATCGATTCGCGTATCGAACTGGCGGTCAAGACTCTTGAAGCGGAACAGGGGCGCGCTCGTATTGAGGCGGTGGCCGAGCTGGTCGGCATGAGCTTGCGGGCATTTCAGGTGCGATTCCTGACGGAAGTGGGGCTCAGCGCCAAAGAGTTTGCGCGGGTGCTGCGTTTGCAGTCGGTGATTCGGTTGCTCGATAACGAAAACCTGCCATTGACCGAGGCGTCTCTGGCGTCCGGCTTTTCTGATCAAGCTCATGCAACGCGAGAGTTGCGCCGGATGATTGGGTTGACGCCAGCACGCTTGTTCGCGGCTTTACGAAATGACCGTGGCGGTGATGAAACCGTTCGACTGGCGGCTGCCTTCGTGCGGGGCAGAAGTTGA
- a CDS encoding DUF6265 family protein, with product MRYKALTIAAMVAGLAAASSLQANQAEALDWLTGHWCGGSGDEQIEEYWLAPKGGISLGISRTLRSGKIASFEYMRIAASADAVHFIAQPGGGKPVAFKRTASGADWVRFENPEHDFPRLIEYRHDGNSLTAEIAGPGKDGKTMAIPFAYTRCESAIN from the coding sequence ATGCGTTACAAAGCACTCACAATAGCCGCGATGGTGGCTGGCTTGGCGGCTGCCTCTTCGCTTCAGGCCAATCAAGCCGAAGCGCTAGATTGGCTGACCGGACATTGGTGTGGCGGCAGTGGCGACGAGCAAATCGAAGAATACTGGCTTGCACCAAAAGGCGGTATCTCACTCGGCATCAGCCGGACGTTACGTTCAGGAAAAATTGCCAGTTTCGAATACATGCGTATTGCAGCCAGCGCTGACGCCGTTCACTTCATTGCGCAGCCCGGTGGCGGCAAGCCTGTTGCCTTCAAGCGCACAGCAAGTGGAGCCGATTGGGTTCGATTCGAAAATCCTGAGCATGATTTTCCTCGTCTCATCGAATACCGGCACGATGGTAATTCGCTCACTGCGGAAATTGCCGGGCCTGGCAAAGACGGAAAAACGATGGCAATTCCTTTCGCCTACACGCGCTGTGAATCCGCAATAAATTAG
- a CDS encoding pYEATS domain-containing protein, translating into MAKHGIQDFTAAAKGLSKSPLGIIALFLVLVYAVASVVVTFAKPDFFQHYAHPVVIFMAVFPLVVLFVFAYLVARHHTKLYAPFEYKNQEDFFRTLHVPSSISTTSSTGIATSDRSDNQPTPEIQEPLRASYEKLVNAGLCVVHQAEILQPRTSPGSGRYRVRVWLESFAEQNMLKDVASVTYQVWEDFPTSSLSTSDRASNFDLWLNIYGEFPVLAMVKMKDGNTIELQRYLDLPGRPPD; encoded by the coding sequence ATGGCAAAGCATGGCATTCAGGATTTCACCGCTGCGGCGAAGGGGTTGTCCAAGAGTCCTTTGGGGATCATCGCGCTGTTTCTGGTGTTGGTTTATGCCGTGGCGAGCGTGGTGGTGACTTTCGCCAAGCCGGATTTTTTTCAGCATTACGCTCATCCGGTTGTCATTTTTATGGCGGTGTTCCCGCTGGTCGTGCTGTTCGTATTTGCCTATCTGGTTGCCCGACACCACACCAAGCTTTACGCGCCGTTTGAATATAAAAATCAGGAGGATTTTTTCCGGACCTTGCATGTGCCGTCTTCGATTTCCACCACCAGTTCGACCGGCATAGCCACTTCTGACCGGTCTGACAATCAGCCAACGCCAGAAATCCAGGAACCACTACGAGCCTCTTACGAAAAGCTCGTGAACGCCGGTCTTTGTGTCGTTCATCAGGCGGAAATCTTGCAGCCTCGTACTTCGCCCGGCTCTGGTCGTTATCGGGTTCGGGTATGGCTGGAAAGTTTCGCCGAGCAAAACATGTTGAAGGATGTGGCGAGCGTCACCTATCAAGTGTGGGAGGATTTTCCCACCAGCTCACTGAGCACATCCGATCGGGCTTCAAACTTCGACCTTTGGCTCAACATTTATGGTGAGTTTCCGGTGCTGGCCATGGTGAAAATGAAAGATGGCAATACGATTGAGCTGCAACGCTACCTGGATTTGCCGGGACGGCCGCCAGATTGA